The candidate division WOR-3 bacterium genomic interval GCCCGGGTTGTCAATGGAATAAGGGTTACAGTTCAGGCACGCCGGGTTGCACCTTATGAAAGGGAAATTGCCAATTTAAGGCGAAAGCAGGCTCGGCCCGAGGAGATTGATGAGCGCCAGGCGGAACTGCGCGCGGTATTAAATATTATTGACCAGGATTTCCGTCAGCACCTCAAATCCCTGTTGCGGCTTTATGAACTTTATTCAACCTGTCTGGATGCCCTTGCCCAGATAAAATCACCCGAAGGCACAGAGAACCTGATTGCGCGGCTCTGTGCACCCCAGCCGCAGGAAAGGGTTCTAACATTACAGGCGCTTGAACGGTGTCAGTGGCAGCCAAAAACAACCCTTCAGGGTCTCAACTACTATCTTGCCCAGGCAAAACTGAGCGACAACGAAAAGGAGCGCAGGCAGGCGGAAAAGGAACTGGAAAAACTCATCAGCCAGATCAGTGACAAAAGCGAACTGCAGGACCTTGTTGAGCCCCGGCTTGCCGAAGAAGGGCTGACATCTTTGCAGGCAAAGGCGCTTGAGCGCCTGACCGAGATTGACCCAAAGGCAGCCCTTGTTCGCTTTCTTGAACTATTTTCCGGCAGCGAAGAGCCCGCGGAACTGAAAATTGCCGCGGTAAAGGCGACTCAACAAAGACTCTTGCCCCTCCAACCGGAAAAGGCGGTAAACCTGCTTATAAAGGCGCTTGATGATTTGGAGATGGAGGTCAGGGTCAATGCTGCCCAATCCCTTGCCCGTCTGCCAGAAAATACACCTGAATCAGCGCGGCAGGCGGCTATGGAAAGGCTGCTTTTTGCCCTGCGCGACGGCGACCTTGAGGTCAGAGATGCGGCTGCAGGTGCCCTTAACCCGAAAACCTATCCTGATGCCGGCGAAAAACTTGCCCAGATACTTTTAACCGAACCCAACCCCAACGCCCGCGAATATGCCGCCAAAGCGCTCGGTTTAAACTTCACTGCCAGTGAGACAGCAACCTCTGCGCTTATCAAGGCGCTCAGTGACGAGGATGCGGCGGTGCGCAAGGCAGCGGCTGAGGCGCTCATCGCCCAGGGCAAAATCCCAACCGAGCCCAAAACCAGGCTCCAGTTCCTCTGCGCAAAACAGGAGTGGGGGGCGCTTATTGCTGCGGGCAAACCGGCGGTGGAATGCCTTCTCCCCCGGCTGCGTGACCTGCGCCCCGAAATCAGGCTGGAGGCGGTTAAAGTTTTGGGCAGAATCCGCGCCCAGGAGGCGGTAAAGGAGTTATGCATTGCGCTCTCCGATTCCAACCAGGATGTGCGCAAGGCAGCGGCAAAGGCGCTCGGTGATATTGGCAGCCCAGAGGCGGTGCCCGCACTGCAAACCGCCATCACCCGCGAAGGCTTCAAAGATGTTCTTAGAGAAATGGAAAATGCGCTCCGCCGTCTTACCTGATGATTTTTCACTTTACAAGCAATTTATTCGCTGTTAAAATTAAGTTGCATGCTTGATGTCCTGAAGCGGTTAATACCATCCAAGAGCGAGCGCGAGGTCAGGCGCCTCCGGGAAAAGGTGGCAGAAATAAATGCGATCTACGAAACCTATCATGCGCTCGCTGATGCCGATTTACCGAAAAAGACCGAGGAGTTTATCAGCCGCATCAAGGATGGCGAACCGCTTGACGACATTCTACCCGAGGCATTTGCTTTGGTTAAGGAGGCGTGCCGCCGGCTTGTTGGTAAACGCTGGACCGTGACCAACCAGGAAATCACCTGGGATATGGTGCCGTTTGATGTCCAGTTAATCGGCGCAATTGTCCTCCATGAAGGCAAGGTTGCGGAGATGAAGACCGGTGAGGGCAAGACCCTGGTGGCAACAATGCCCTTATATCTCAACGCCCTTGAGAAAAAGGGCTGCCATCTGGTTACGGTCAACGACTACCTGGCGCGGCGTGACCGGGAGTGGATGGGACCGATTTACGAATCCTTGGGCTTGACCGTTGGCTACATTCAGGCGGGAATGACGCCAGATGAACGTAGACCACAATACGCCTGCGACATCACCTATGGCACCAACAACGAATTCGGGTTTGACTACCTGCGCGACAACATGGTGCTCAGATGGGAGGACAAGGTTCAACGCGGTCACCACTATGCCATCATTGATGAGGTTGACATCATTCTGGTTGACGAGGCGCGTACCCCTTTAATCATCTCCGGTCCTGTCGGCTTCTCCAAGCAGAAGCAACTTCAGGAGCTCGTCCCTTTGGTAAGCCGCCTTTTCCGTGAGCAGGACCGGCTGGTTGACCGAATCGTTGAAGAGGGGCAGAGGCTCTATCGGCAGGGCAAGACCTTTGAAGCCGCGGTAAAGTTCCTCCAGGCGCTGCGTGGGTCACCGAAAAATAAAAGGCTCCTGCGGGTTCAGCAGGAGGAGGGGGTGAAAAGGGCGATTGACCAGGCAGATGGCATCCTCCGCCGGGACAAAAGGCTGCACGAGATTGATGCGGAACTTTTCTTTGTCATTGATGAGCGCGACCACTCGGTTGACCTGACCGAAAAAGGCCGCGCTGCCCTTTCACCTCACGACCCCAACTTCTTCATATTACCCGACCTCAGCACCGAACTGGCAAAATGGGATGTTGACCCAAGCCTCACTCCGCAGGAACGCGCCCGGCACAAGGAGGAAACCTATCGCCAGTATGCGGAAAAGAGCGAAAGGCTTGCCAATATCGCTGCGTTATTAAAAGCCTATGCCCTTTTTGAAAAGGATGTTGACTATGTTGTTACCCCTGACGGCCAGGTGGTGATTGTTGATGAGTTCACCGGCAGGCTGATGCCGGGGAGGCGTTTTTCCGACGGTCTGCACGAGGCGCTGGAGGCAAAGGAGCAGGTCCAGGTGCGCGAGGAAACCCAGACATTTGGCACCATCACCCTCCAGAACTACTTCCGCATGTATAAAAAACTTGCCGGTATGTCTGGCACCGCCATGAGTATTGCTGCCGAACTTTACAATGTCTATAAACTTGAGGCGATTGAAATCCCAACCAATGCGCCGGTGCGCCGAATTGACTATCCGGATGTGGTCTTCCGCACCCGCAAGGCAAAGTATCAGGCGGTGGTTAACGAAATCGTCAAATGGCACAAATTGGGCAGACCGATTCTCGTTGGCACCACCTCGGTCCAGGCTTCAGAAGAGCTCGACCGGCTCTTACGACCGACTGGCATCCGCTACGCCATTCTCAATGCGAAAAACCACGAGGCGGAGAGCCAGATTATCGCCCATGCCGGCGAGCCGGGCGCGGTAACCATCGCCACCAATATGGCCGGACGCGGCACCGACATAAAATTGGGCAAAGGTGTTGTCAAGGGCGAACGCTGCTACCTTATCTCCGGTGATGGCAAATGCGCCTACTGGGAGGAACAGCCGGGGAGGTGTTATCAAGAGGTGCCCTGCGGACTTTATGTTATTGGTACCGAACGGCACGAGGCACGCCGCATTGACGACCAGTTACGCGGTCGCTCGGGCAGGCAGGGCGACCCGGGTTCGTCCCGTTTCTTCCTCTCCTTTGAGGATGACCTCTTGCGCCTTTTTGGCAGCGACCGCATGGCAGCAATTATGGACCGCTGGGCATCAAAGGAGGATGAACCGGTTGAAAACCGCCTGGTCACCAAGGTCATCGCCAACGCCCAGAAACGGGTTGAGATTCGCAATGCTGAAATTCGGCGCCACCTTCTCGAATACGACGATGTTATGAATCGGCAACGTGAGGTTGTTTATTCCCTGCGTGACACCATCTTAAAAGAGCCGGACCTCACAAAGGTATTTGAGGAAATCCTCGAACCGTTTCTTGAACAACTCCTTCAGCGCTTTACCGGTGACAGTCGCAATCCGCTTGATTGGGATTGGGAGGGTTTGCGCGCCGAGTTGCTCAAGACCTTTCTTGCCGACATCGTCGTCACCGACGAACAGCGAGCTGATTTTGACCGCGAAGAACTCAAAGAGCGGCTCACCCACCTTGCCCGTCAGCGCTATCAGGAACTGGCACAAGAAATCGGTAGTGAAAGATTTCCGGAATGGTGTCGCCGGGTATTTCTTCATACTATTGACGAAGCCTGGCGCGACCATCTCCATCAGCTTGACATCATTAGAGAAGGCATTGGCTTGCAGGCATACGGTCAGAAGGACCCTTTGGTTGAATACAAACAGGAGTCATTCCGGCTCTTCAGTGAGACGATGCAGGAGTTTTATCAAAATGCACTGAGGATTCTCTTCCGGGTTGACCCCCGGAGTGGCGAGGACCGGCTCAGCCCGCGCAGCCCGGCAAGGGTGCGTGCCTACAAACCCGAGGCAACAACCGGTGAGGCAAAGCCGGTATCGTCAACTTCAGCAGCAACACCGGTTCGGCGCCAAACACCAAAGGTGGGGAGAAACGAACCCTGCCCTTGTGGCTCAGGTAAAAAATACAAACACTGTTGCGGCCGGGTTGGTTCAGCACAAAATCCGCCGGCAGACAGTAAAACCATAATAAACAGATAAGGAGGAACAATGGCAAAAATCCCGACAGGTAGAATCATACTATATGTGATTCTCGGCGTTGCCGTTATTGTCCTTGGGGTCTGGATAATTCGGACCCGTCAGCAGGAGTCAAAACTGGGTAAGCGGGTTGTGGAAGTTGAGGACATCCCCAAAGACGTCGCTCGGTGGACAAGGGAGATTGATAAACTCACCCCTTACATCTCCCGCTTATCCGGGGAAAACGCTGCTCGCGGGCAGGAAATCCTGCAGAAGGTAAGGACCGATATTGAGGAGTTCCAGAAATTGACCGACCCAGACGAGCTTACTCAAAAAAGGGATGAGATTGTTGACTACATTGCTGAACTGCGGAGACTGAAGAGAATAGCAATCAAAGGAGAATAGTCGCTTAATATGAATAATGGGGCTTGCCCAAGTCGGGCAGGCCCCAAAAGGAGTTTTAATGAAACTGCGGTTTATTATCTGGGCAGTTGTTGGGGTTGTAGTTGTCGCCGGGGTTATCTTTCTTGTTCTCAGCGGCAAAACTCCCCAGAAAAAGGTCACTATCAACGACCTGAGGCTTCAGATTGAACGGGATGAAAAGACGATAAACGAACTTACCGCCAAACTGGCTCAGGCGCGTGCCGTCCCTTTACCACCAGCCAATGCCGAATTGCTCAGCCAGGCAGAAACAAACCTGAACGATGCGCGCACACTGATAGAAAAGGCAAAACAGTCGGAAAATATCCGCGATGTTGAAGCGAACTTAAGAGAGGCTCATTCGCTCTTGACCAAATGCCGCCGGCTTCTCCGCGCCGCCACCAAGCCAACTGGCTGAGGCGTCAAAACCAGCGGTAAGAAATCCTCGGGAACTCTATTGCGCCGAAAAGGCGCTCACTTGCCTCCTCAAAAAATCTGCGCCAAATGTATGGCAGTCTCGGTCGCGGTTTTATCAACCGGGGCTCGCCCTTGATACCGCACATCTCGGCTAAGATGCGCTTGGCATCTTCAAGTGTCCCCAGGCTGTCAACCAGCCCGAACTCCCTTGCCTGCCTGCCGGTCATAATCCTGCCATCGGCAATCTTCTCCAAACTGTCAAGCGGTATCTGCCGCTCCTTGCTGACAACCTCAAGAAACTGCTCATAGACATCACTCACCACCCCCTGCAAAAGCCGCCGGTCGGTTTCGGTCATTTCCCGAAAAGGCGAACCGATATCCTTTGCCTCTTTTGACTTTATCACCTCCACCTTCATCCCGATTTTATCCAAAAGACCACGGATAATCGGCAACTCCATAACCACCCCGATTGAACCGGTCAAGGTTCCGGGATTGGCGACAATCAAATTTGCCGGGGTGGAGACATAATAACCGCCCGAAGCCGCCACCGTCCCCATTGACACCACCACCGGCTTGCCCTGGGTGCGGATGCGCTTGATTTCTGAATAAATCTCATGGGCTGCGGTTACCCCGCCACCAGGGCTTTCCACCCGGATTAAAATCCCTTTTACCAAGGGGTTCTTTGCCATTGCGCGCAACTGCCGCACCGTCTCCCTGGAATCGGTAATCGTGCCTTCAATGGTGATGTAGCCCAGCGCCCTGCCCCCTGGTGAAGGGAAATCCTCTTTCAGACCGGCAACAAATAAGCCCACGGTCAGCAGGCTGGTTATTAAAGTAACCAGCACCGCCACAATGATGACAAAAATCAGCGTCCGGCGATTCATAGTAAAGACAAAATGGGCCCTAGTGGACTCGAACCACTGGCCCCTGCGTTATCAGCACAGTGCTCTACCACCTGAGCTAAGGGCCCATTCAGTCTTAATAATAGCACAAACCCAGCCCCAAGTCAAGCACGCTTTAACCGCCACCCATCCTTGGTATCCTCAATAATCCAGCCCCGCTTGAAAATCTCATTGCGCAACTCGTCTGCCAGTTTCCAGTTCTTTGCCCTCCTTGCCATCTCCCTTCTCTCTGCCAGTTCCTTAACCTCTCTTGGAGCATCTGCCTCTGTTAAATCCTTTAGCCCCAGCCCCAAAACCCGGTCAAAATCCTTCAGTGTCTCCCACGCCCTTCTGTCCTGCCTTTTATTTCCCTCCCGCACTAAGTTCCACACAACCGCCAAAGCCTGGGGCAAATTCAGGTCATCCTCAATCGCCGCCTTAAAATCTGCCTTTGCCCTAAGAATCCAGTCATCATCACCGCTCTTTTCCTCCCAGCCCTGGGCATTCAGCCCCAACTCGCGCAAGCCTTTCAGCCCGTTCTGCGCAGCGATGAGCGCCTCTGAGGTAAAGTTCAACGGCATCCGATAATGGGCGGTAAGGCAAAGATACCGAAAGGCAAGCGGCTCAAACCCCTGTTTCTCAAGTTCGGAAATTGTTATGATATTGCCCTCAGACTTGCCCATCCTTGCCTCGCCAACCTGCAAAAAGGCGTTGT includes:
- the sppA gene encoding signal peptide peptidase SppA; translated protein: MNRRTLIFVIIVAVLVTLITSLLTVGLFVAGLKEDFPSPGGRALGYITIEGTITDSRETVRQLRAMAKNPLVKGILIRVESPGGGVTAAHEIYSEIKRIRTQGKPVVVSMGTVAASGGYYVSTPANLIVANPGTLTGSIGVVMELPIIRGLLDKIGMKVEVIKSKEAKDIGSPFREMTETDRRLLQGVVSDVYEQFLEVVSKERQIPLDSLEKIADGRIMTGRQAREFGLVDSLGTLEDAKRILAEMCGIKGEPRLIKPRPRLPYIWRRFFEEASERLFGAIEFPRISYRWF
- the secA gene encoding preprotein translocase subunit SecA — protein: MLDVLKRLIPSKSEREVRRLREKVAEINAIYETYHALADADLPKKTEEFISRIKDGEPLDDILPEAFALVKEACRRLVGKRWTVTNQEITWDMVPFDVQLIGAIVLHEGKVAEMKTGEGKTLVATMPLYLNALEKKGCHLVTVNDYLARRDREWMGPIYESLGLTVGYIQAGMTPDERRPQYACDITYGTNNEFGFDYLRDNMVLRWEDKVQRGHHYAIIDEVDIILVDEARTPLIISGPVGFSKQKQLQELVPLVSRLFREQDRLVDRIVEEGQRLYRQGKTFEAAVKFLQALRGSPKNKRLLRVQQEEGVKRAIDQADGILRRDKRLHEIDAELFFVIDERDHSVDLTEKGRAALSPHDPNFFILPDLSTELAKWDVDPSLTPQERARHKEETYRQYAEKSERLANIAALLKAYALFEKDVDYVVTPDGQVVIVDEFTGRLMPGRRFSDGLHEALEAKEQVQVREETQTFGTITLQNYFRMYKKLAGMSGTAMSIAAELYNVYKLEAIEIPTNAPVRRIDYPDVVFRTRKAKYQAVVNEIVKWHKLGRPILVGTTSVQASEELDRLLRPTGIRYAILNAKNHEAESQIIAHAGEPGAVTIATNMAGRGTDIKLGKGVVKGERCYLISGDGKCAYWEEQPGRCYQEVPCGLYVIGTERHEARRIDDQLRGRSGRQGDPGSSRFFLSFEDDLLRLFGSDRMAAIMDRWASKEDEPVENRLVTKVIANAQKRVEIRNAEIRRHLLEYDDVMNRQREVVYSLRDTILKEPDLTKVFEEILEPFLEQLLQRFTGDSRNPLDWDWEGLRAELLKTFLADIVVTDEQRADFDREELKERLTHLARQRYQELAQEIGSERFPEWCRRVFLHTIDEAWRDHLHQLDIIREGIGLQAYGQKDPLVEYKQESFRLFSETMQEFYQNALRILFRVDPRSGEDRLSPRSPARVRAYKPEATTGEAKPVSSTSAATPVRRQTPKVGRNEPCPCGSGKKYKHCCGRVGSAQNPPADSKTIINR
- a CDS encoding HEAT repeat domain-containing protein, which translates into the protein MMKWLFGRKEPGAKLLGLLSIWHLFETVDLNRPELADKLQDFAVRLEAEIGAAKEHITSRAQSGTTADIDFIFDVLLRLPAPPAQIKPLPDDADFSWEKAEAALGPVARVVNGIRVTVQARRVAPYEREIANLRRKQARPEEIDERQAELRAVLNIIDQDFRQHLKSLLRLYELYSTCLDALAQIKSPEGTENLIARLCAPQPQERVLTLQALERCQWQPKTTLQGLNYYLAQAKLSDNEKERRQAEKELEKLISQISDKSELQDLVEPRLAEEGLTSLQAKALERLTEIDPKAALVRFLELFSGSEEPAELKIAAVKATQQRLLPLQPEKAVNLLIKALDDLEMEVRVNAAQSLARLPENTPESARQAAMERLLFALRDGDLEVRDAAAGALNPKTYPDAGEKLAQILLTEPNPNAREYAAKALGLNFTASETATSALIKALSDEDAAVRKAAAEALIAQGKIPTEPKTRLQFLCAKQEWGALIAAGKPAVECLLPRLRDLRPEIRLEAVKVLGRIRAQEAVKELCIALSDSNQDVRKAAAKALGDIGSPEAVPALQTAITREGFKDVLREMENALRRLT